From a single Helicovermis profundi genomic region:
- a CDS encoding TIGR02206 family membrane protein, whose protein sequence is MNPSLFINIFHLYKNNYVDFQLFSFYHKISLMLIATILVFMFIFKKYIKYPKLTLIIRLILLLIMILQFITLYAWIFKTNSFSFSDSLPIYLCRLTSLFCIFMLLFKSYKLFEVLYFWGFAGVPFALLTPDTFGQTFPNIIYIRFFVSHGAILISLLFMIIAYDFYPTFNSLKKTIKYSLLYLIVCYIINTIFNGNYSYLSQKPYTSSVLDVLPSFPFYIPLMIIIIFSIFALLFIPFFLYSKKH, encoded by the coding sequence ATGAATCCAAGCTTATTTATTAATATATTTCATCTTTACAAAAATAATTATGTTGATTTTCAATTGTTTTCATTTTATCATAAGATTTCTCTTATGCTTATAGCCACAATTTTAGTATTCATGTTCATCTTTAAAAAATATATTAAGTATCCAAAACTTACTTTAATCATCAGATTAATTTTATTATTAATTATGATACTTCAATTTATAACTTTATATGCTTGGATTTTTAAAACAAACTCTTTTTCTTTTTCTGATTCTCTACCTATCTATCTTTGTAGGCTTACTTCTTTATTTTGTATTTTTATGCTATTATTTAAAAGTTATAAATTATTCGAAGTGCTTTATTTTTGGGGATTTGCTGGAGTTCCATTTGCACTTCTTACTCCAGATACATTTGGGCAGACATTTCCAAATATAATATATATAAGATTTTTTGTGTCACATGGCGCTATACTAATTTCTCTACTATTTATGATAATTGCATATGATTTCTATCCTACATTCAATTCACTAAAAAAAACGATCAAATATAGTTTATTATATCTAATCGTTTGTTATATTATAAATACTATTTTTAATGGAAACTACTCTTACCTTAGTCAAAAACCCTATACATCATCAGTTTTAGATGTATTACCTTCTTTCCCATTTTATATTCCCCTTATGATTATTATAATATTTTCAATTTTTGCATTACTATTTATTCCGTTTTTTTTATACTCAAAAAAACACTAA